In Sus scrofa isolate TJ Tabasco breed Duroc chromosome 11, Sscrofa11.1, whole genome shotgun sequence, the following proteins share a genomic window:
- the LOC102159419 gene encoding uncharacterized protein LOC102159419, which yields MWETTNTPANLDRLSLPPDCLLPRPALCVRPASAHAGTPRVRVILWSLEADESLFTIPHKKSGRAPKDGGLECRLINKKQVPCGAVKRDRSGLGARSLAAADQPPGRGSEGSRLASVPSGRPARPATRRLCAPDHWASKPGCPQRPGVCLSSPRYAGPIPSPESVSLPSRNRSEGCLEAWNFPGSVDSTAKGGLCVPESRRRWFVKVDLRTGACPSLPAGMTDGRFPAVPQPGRGRKQHPSGAASALEAAAGIRKRKEPVVGPARVGELWSRCPRGGLNHTEVVFT from the exons ATGTGGGAGACGACGAACACGCCTGCCAATCTAGACAGATTGAGTCTTCCGCCTGATTGCCTCTTGCCCCGCCCAGCCCTCTGTGTCAGACCCGCTTCTGCGCATGCGGGAACGCCTCGGGTCCGCGTTATCCTGTGGAGCCTTGAG GCTGATGAGTCATTATTCACAATTCCTCACAAGAAATCCGGCAGAGCACCGAAGGACGGGGGTTTGGAATGTAGACTCATTAATAAGAAACAAGTGCCGTGTGGAGCCGTGAAAAGAGACCGCAGTGGGCTGGGCGCCCGGTCTCTGGCGGCCGCTGACCAGCCTCCCGGCCGCGGCTCCGAGGGCAGCAGGCTCGCCTCTGTGCCCTCGGGCAGACCCGCGCGCCCGGCCACGCGCCGGCTGTGCGCCCCCGACCACTGGGCCTCAAAGCCTGGGTGTCCTCAGCGCCCGGGCGTCTGTCTCTCTTCGCCGCGCTATGCCGGCCCCATCCCGTCCCCAGAGAGTGTCTCTTTGCCCTCAAGAAACCGGAGCGAGGGCTGCCTGGAAGCCTGGAACTTTCCAGGTTCTGTTGACTCAACGGCAAAAGGCGGGCTTTGTGTCCCTGAAAGTAGACGAAGGTGGTTTGTGAAGGTAGATTTAAGAACTGGAGCATGTCCCTCCCTGCCAGCAGGCATGACTGATGGAAGGTTCCCCGCGGTTCCCCAGCCCGGCCGCGGCCGGAAGCAGCATCCCTCCGGCGCAGCTTCTGCCTTAGAGGCGGCTGCGGGGATTAGGAAGCGCAAAGAACCAGTTGTTGGGCCAGCCCGCGTGGGAGAGCTCTGGTCCCGGTGTCCTCGTGGTGGCTTAAACCACACAGAAGTTGTTTTCACTTGA